In Cydia amplana chromosome 13, ilCydAmpl1.1, whole genome shotgun sequence, a single genomic region encodes these proteins:
- the LOC134653239 gene encoding zinc finger protein 883-like, producing the protein MADIEDSTIFTECCRTCMANSATNMINIFAVKNSVSPADLITTCTSIKISYTDVLPKNICDSCYKSLLAFYEFKKHAEEVDFKFHTKEIEHETVEIKFEEPQHLDIKVESDEQECAQDSHECSMTSESFRELPNVQHKAKQLHKCDICDKEFPKKSKLERHKRTHENFSYTCDLCFQTFKFHSTYVKHLVRHNQVNKVETGEQNENQNFDCNICLASFKSMQSLSGHMRKHCNKGRILSCAVCQKVFKKMSHLKRHELIHEINRPYKCSICPRTFTSEIICKEHENKHAGVKSHVCPFCSKTFSHLSTLNTHIKIHTKEKSYLCPFCGKKFDSSNNLNEHTKRHIGLKLFACSLCPKRFVSKGELKSHGTTHSGERAYTCEQCGGSFTKRSSLAKHMLRHRGIKPHQCDACPMKFASKDHLKRHYRIHTGEKPYRCELCDRAFTQSNDLAKHRRTHLGNMLYKCAQCSESFRLKTELQNHISQHFATQLASVVGNLESKVKPVQDYTGEIRDE; encoded by the exons ATGGCGGACATTGAGGACAGTACAATCTTTACGGAATGTTGTCGAACCTGCATGGCCAATTCAGCAACtaatatgattaatatttttGCTGTTAAAAACTCAGTGAGTCCAGCTGATTTAATTACAACTTGTACTTCAATTAAG atAAGCTATACAGATGTATTACCGAAGAATATTTGTGACAGTTGTTACAAATCTTTATTAGCCTTTTACGAATTTAAAAAACACGCTGAAGAAGTTGATTTTAAATTTCACACCAAAGAAATAGAACATGAGACGGTTGAAATTAAATTTGAGGAACCCCAACATTTAGATATTAAAGTTGAGTCCGATGAACAGGAATGTGCTCAGGATTCACATGAATGCAGTATGACTTCAGAATCTTTCCGGGAATTACCAAATGTACAACACAAGGCAAAACAATTACATAAATGTGACATCTGCGACAAAGAATTcccaaaaaaatctaaactagaGAGACACAAACGCACACATGAAAATTTTTCATACACTTGCGATTTGTGCTTTCAAACATTCAAATTCCATTCCACGTACGTAAAGCATTTAGTTCGACACAATCAAGTAAATAAAGTGGAAACTGGAGAGCAAAATGAGAACCAAAACTTTGACTGTAATATATGCTTGGCAAGTTTTAAGTCCATGCAATCACTATCCGGGCACATGCGCAAACATTGTAACAAAGGCCGTATACTTAGTTGTGCGGTATGCCAGAAAGTATTTAAGAAAATGAGTCACTTGAAAAGACATGAGCTTATCCATGAAATAAATAGGCCTTACAAGTGTTCTATATGTCCAAGGACCTTTACATCGGAGATTATTTGTAAGGAACATGAGAACAAGCATGCAGGTGTGAAGAGTCATGTTTGTCCGTTCTGCTCAAAGACATTTTCACATTTATCAACACTGAATAcacatataaaaatacatactaAAGAAAAGTCGTATTTGTGTCCGTTCTGTGGAAAGAAGTTTGACTCTAGTAATAATCTAAATGAACACACAAAGAGGCATATAGGTTTGAAGTTGTTTGCTTGCAGTTTGTGTCCAAAACGATTTGTCAGCAAAG GTGAGCTAAAGTCCCACGGCACCACACATTCCGGTGAACGGGCGTACACTTGCGAGCAGTGCGGTGGGTCCTTTACCAAGCGCAGTTCATTGGCCAAACATATGTTGAGGCATCGGGGCATCAAGCCACACCAGTGCGACGCCTGCCCCATGAA GTTCGCAAGCAAGGACCACCTGAAGCGTCACTACAGAATACACACCGGTGAGAAACCGTACCGCTGCGAGCTGTGCGATCGCGCGTTTACACAGAGCAACGACCTTGCCAAACACAGGCGGACTCATCTCGGCAACATGCTGTACAA GTGTGCGCAATGCTCAGAAAGTTTCCGTCTGAAGACTGAACTCCAGAACCACATCTCGCAACACTTCGCCACACAACTAGCTTCTGTGGTCGGTAACTTAGAGTCGAAGGTAAAACCTGTCCAAGACTACACGGGGGAAATCAGAGATGAATGA